The Sporosarcina sp. Marseille-Q4943 genome includes the window GAACATACCTCCCCTGCCTTCCACGACGTCAATGATCAGCTGTGTATGCTTCCAATACTCGTATTGGTTTTTATGCATGTAGAAAGGCGTCCCTCCGATATGTCCGAGAAGGACGTCCTGATCTCCGATGATCAGGTCGCCTTCAGGGTAGCACATCGGGGAGGAGCCGTCACAGCATCCTCCCGATTGGTGAAACATCAATGGGCCATGCTTTCCCTTCAATAATTCAATCAACTCCAGAGCGGCGTCCGTTGCAAGAACGCGTTCGGGCATCGGCATTCCTCCTTTCATTCGAAAATCAGAAATCCCTCTATTAATTAAAAGAAGCCTAATTTGTCTTCGCTATAGCTGACGAGCATATTTTTCGTCTGTTGGTAATGGGACAGCATTTGCAGGTGGTTTTCACGTCCGATTCCGGATGCTTTGTAGCCTCCGAAAGCGGCGTGTGCCGGATATGCATGGTAGCAGTTCGTCCAGACGCGACCTGCTTGGATGCCACGTCCGAAGCGGTATGCCGTGTTCATGTCGCGTGTCCAGACGCCCGCTCCTAGGCCGTATAATGTGTCGTTCGCAATTTCCAACGCTTCTTCCTTCGTCTTGAATGTCGTGACGGAAACGACCGGCCCGAAGATTTCCTCTTGGAAGATACGCATCTTGTTATTCCCTTTGAAGACAGTCGGTTTGACGTAATAGCCATCCGCCAGCTCTCCTCCGAGCTTGTTCTGCTCTCCACCAGCGAGGCACTCTGCCCCTTCCTGTTTCCCGATATCAAGGTACGAAAGGATTTTCTCCAATTGCTCCGTTGAAGCTTGTGCGCCCATCATGACTGTCGGGTCGAGCGGGTTGCCGGTTTTGATCGCTTTGACGCGCTCGATTGCACGCTCGATGAATTTGTCGTAAATGGACTCCTGGATTAATGCACGTGAAGGGCATGTGCACACTTCACCTTGGTTCAAGGCAAACATGACGAAGCCTTCAATCGCTTTATCCAGAAATTCATCGTCTTCCGCCATGACGTCCTCGAAGAAGATATTCGGCGATTTCCCGCCAAGCTCAAGCGTCATCGGAATCAAGTTCTGTGATGCATATTGCATGATGAGGCGGCCAGTCGTCGTCTCGCCTGTGAATGCGATTTTACCGATCCGCGGGTTCGACGCAAGCGGCTTGCCCGCTTCGAGACCAAAACCGTTGACGATATTGACGACTCCTGCAGGCAATAGATCCTCGATCAATTCCATCAATACTAAGATGGACGCAGGCGTTTGCTCAGCCGGCTTCAGCACGACGCAGTTCCCGGCAGCGAGCGCAGGTGCAAGCTTCCAAACCGCCATCAAGAGCGGGAAGTTCCAAGGGATGATCTGACCGACGACTCCAATCGGTTCATGGAAATGGTACGCCACTGTATTATTGTCGATTTGGCTGACGCCGCCTTCTTGCGATCGAATTGCCGAAGCGAAATATCTGAAATGGTCGATTGCGAGCGGCAAATCGGCATTCAGCGTTTCGCGAACCGCTTTACCGTTCTCCCATGTTTCCGCAACGGCAAGCATCTCAAGATTCGCTTCCATGCGATCAGCAATTTTCAACAGGATATTCGCCCGTTCCGTAACGGACGTTTTCCCCCAAGCATCTTTCGCAGCATGGGCTGCATCTAGCGCAAGCTCAATATCTTCCGCAGTCGAACGCGCCACTTGCGTAAACACTTTGCCCGTGACTGGCGTTGGGTTGTCGAAATACTGTCCATTCACTGGGGCTGTCCATTTTCCGCCGATAAAATTATCATAGCGTTCCTTAAAATTCACCTTAGCCCCTTCTGTGTTCGGAAATGCATAAACGTGATTCTCAACAGCTTGTACCATGTTCCATTCCTCCCTATTCTTTAAAGATTGCTATAGTAAGTGCAAAAATTGCACACAAAGCCACCATATGCAGAAGCATGCAGCGCCATTC containing:
- a CDS encoding DUF779 domain-containing protein, with the protein product MPERVLATDAALELIELLKGKHGPLMFHQSGGCCDGSSPMCYPEGDLIIGDQDVLLGHIGGTPFYMHKNQYEYWKHTQLIIDVVEGRGGMFSLEGVEGKRFLTRSRAFTSEENEQIQQASKA
- the adh gene encoding aldehyde dehydrogenase codes for the protein MVQAVENHVYAFPNTEGAKVNFKERYDNFIGGKWTAPVNGQYFDNPTPVTGKVFTQVARSTAEDIELALDAAHAAKDAWGKTSVTERANILLKIADRMEANLEMLAVAETWENGKAVRETLNADLPLAIDHFRYFASAIRSQEGGVSQIDNNTVAYHFHEPIGVVGQIIPWNFPLLMAVWKLAPALAAGNCVVLKPAEQTPASILVLMELIEDLLPAGVVNIVNGFGLEAGKPLASNPRIGKIAFTGETTTGRLIMQYASQNLIPMTLELGGKSPNIFFEDVMAEDDEFLDKAIEGFVMFALNQGEVCTCPSRALIQESIYDKFIERAIERVKAIKTGNPLDPTVMMGAQASTEQLEKILSYLDIGKQEGAECLAGGEQNKLGGELADGYYVKPTVFKGNNKMRIFQEEIFGPVVSVTTFKTKEEALEIANDTLYGLGAGVWTRDMNTAYRFGRGIQAGRVWTNCYHAYPAHAAFGGYKASGIGRENHLQMLSHYQQTKNMLVSYSEDKLGFF